Proteins encoded by one window of Diachasmimorpha longicaudata isolate KC_UGA_2023 chromosome 20, iyDiaLong2, whole genome shotgun sequence:
- the LOC135171512 gene encoding anillin-like: MFTFSRNTSPKPSSVSSNFTTKISKMAMRKPPTFTERMLRRASSRTLPRQQKVIEAIQDEVPVPEAVVVTETKDNSLISALSTEIKNLERQIQTLEMERAELSLDPSTSIQSPSSRVEDVQELPPEAEATGDETKGIIETPKLPRKALRPNMESTRTSLLIDDPGPTSAETQNPMQESTISSIRDGEGGDKGVPDEVKNFLDVALGDELNNTTVTYGEQSGGKDRTNSHFNASELISEERSPLDRRTTSLRKDEKKPEVVGEEGVAKETKDTGTINRSLRFYRSLSQRIKKKIRSTLKRRSPEVTTPPTPPQRLILEDKGRENVPDVILRRITMQQSVIEQAGKALAVCRANKEFAGSSEEAESERLLLIGEIRKCLLQDEFYRLSRRSGETSRLEEALEIAECAQVTVQHVNLSLRECLMREPSPGDISEWFVVVVIEGTNVWGSSPVPRPLESLVLEVKDFICRIENLKPNFKIILKIYALKLKSGEVFNHEEKYHIVPSRLGNTFACPSPTKFLKKMEKHASPRGGQQTQSISSSFVNCGQVNFGLNDLGLSSPWPLTGVPNESVLLGTIDVNLSCRLRLSVSHQGFVNYGGEAGGSVVWNRRWCVLKDSMMMFWNYPREQESKAPVTSIDLSHCTDAVVSEVDRELCAKPRTIVMETVRMREVGDVDSMLISCRQRYAVQRHLLSYDTRTDLDEWKTMINQVITALRQWNVTVMKDPPTSPMISEI; encoded by the exons ATGTTTACATTCAGTCGTAACACCAGTCCCAAACCCTCGAGTGTTTCCTCCAATTTCACAactaaaatttccaaaatggcGATGAGAAAACCCCCCACATTCACCGAG AGAATGCTGAGAAGGGCCTCATCACGTACCCTCCCTCGTCAGCAGAAGGTGATAGAGGCGATACAGGACGAAGTACCTGTTCCAGAAGCTGTTGTCGTCACCGAGACAAAGGACAATTCCCTGATCTCCGCATTGTCGACTGAGATCAAGAACTTGGAACGACAAATCCAGACTTTGGAGATGGAGAGGGCAGAGCTGTCCCTGGACCCATCGACGAGCATTCAATCCCCATCGTCGAGGGTTGAAGACGTCCAGGAGCTGCCTCCAGAGGCTGAGGCAACTGGGGATGAGACAAAGGGCATCATCGAAACCCCTAAACTCCCCAGGAAGGCCCTCAGACCCAACATGGAGTCCACCAGGACTTCGCTGCTGATCGATGATCCAGGTCCCACAAGTGCTGAGACCCAGAACCCAATGCAGGAGAGCACGATATCCTCAATCAGAGATGGAGAGGGTGGTGATAAGGGGGTGCCCGACGAGGTGAAGAATTTTCTGGATGTTGCTCTTGGGGATGAGCTGAATAACACGACTGTGACTTATGGGGAACAGTCTGGGGGAAAGGATCGAACTAATTCCCATTTCAACGCCAGTGAATTGATATCTGAAGAGAGGTCACCCCTTGACAGAAGGACAACTAGTCTCAGGAAGGACGAGAAGAAACCTGAGGTggtgggggaggagggggtggcCAAGGAGACAAAGGACACTGGCACCATCAACAGAAGTTTGAGGTTCTACAGGTCATTGTCCCAaagaattaagaaaaaaatcagatctACCTTGAAACGAAGATCTCCAGAGGTAACTACCCCCCCGACCCCTCCCCAGAGGTTAATCCTGGAGGACAAGGGACGAGAGAATGTCCCAGATGTTATCCTGCGACGTATTACGATGCAGCAAAGTGTCATTGAACAAGCTGGCAAAGCACTGGCTGTCTGTCGTGCTAACAAAGAATTTGCTGGTAGTTCAGAGGAAGCTGAATCAGAACGTCTGCTTCTCATTGGGGAAATTCGTAAGTGTTTACTTCAGGATGAGTTCTACAGACTGAGCAGACGATCAGGGGAGACTTCACGTCTGGAAGAGGCCTTGGAGATCGCAGAATGTGCACAAGTGACTGTTCAACATGTTAATTTGAGCCTTCGTGAGTGTCTCATGAGGGAGCCATCACCTGGGGACATCAGTGAGTGGTTTGTTGTCGTTGTCATCGAGGGAACTAATGTCTGGGGGAGTTCACCAGTTCCTCGGCCTTTGGAGTCTTTGGTTTTGGAGGTTAAGGATTTTATCTGCAGAATTGAGAACTTGAAACCCAATTTCAAGATCATCCTGAAGATCTATGCACTGAAGCTGAAGTCTGGGGAGGTTTTTAATCATGAAGAGAAGTATCATATTGTGCCTTCTAGACTGGGGAACACCTTCGCCTGTCCCTCGCCCACGAAGTTCTtgaagaaaatggaaaaacacgCGTCACCCAGGGGGGGTCAGCAGACCCAGAGCATTTCATCTTCTTTTGTCAATTGTGGACAAGTGAATTTTGGCCTGAATGACCTGGGCCTGTCATCTCCATGGCCACTGACTGGTGTTCCTAATGAGTCTGTTCTCCTGGGGACAATCGATGTTAATTTGTCCTGCAGACTTcgcctgtctgtctctcatcAGGGATTCGTTAATTATGGAGGTGAGGCTGGAGGGTCTGTTGTCTGGAACAGGAGGTGGTGTGTTCTCAAGGACAGTATGATGATGTTCTGGAATTATCCCAGGGAACAGGAGTCCAAGGCACCTGTCACGAGCATTGACCTGTCTCACTGCACTGATGCAGTTGTTTCAGAAGTTGATAGAGAACTTTGTGCTAAACCTAGAACTATTGTCATGGAGACTGTGAGGATGCGAGAGGTGGGGGATGTCGACAGTATGTTAATTAGTTGCAGACAGCGTTACGCAGTCCAGAG ACATTTGTTGTCTTACGACACCAGGACAGACCTTGACGAATGGAAAACGATGATCAATCAGGTGATCACTGCATTGAGACAATGGAATGTCACTGTCATGAAGGACCCCCCCACGTC